A stretch of the Bradyrhizobium sp. CCBAU 53351 genome encodes the following:
- a CDS encoding carboxymuconolactone decarboxylase family protein has product MSHARSEYEDFKKIAPDVYDVVLALGQLATKAGLDKQLVELVKLRASQINGCAFCVQHHVLLSERIGVPVDKLHLVAVWREAPIFSARERAALAWAEALTLLPEGVSEEVYTDATREFSQTELMYLTSAVASINVWNRFGAAFRWTPASRPVAANAAAS; this is encoded by the coding sequence ATGTCGCATGCCCGCAGCGAATACGAGGATTTCAAGAAGATCGCGCCAGACGTCTACGATGTGGTGCTCGCGCTCGGTCAACTCGCAACCAAGGCCGGCCTGGACAAGCAGCTCGTCGAACTCGTCAAGCTGCGCGCCTCTCAGATCAACGGCTGCGCCTTCTGCGTGCAGCACCACGTCCTGCTGTCGGAGCGGATTGGCGTTCCCGTCGACAAGCTTCATCTGGTCGCGGTCTGGCGCGAGGCGCCGATCTTCTCCGCGCGCGAGCGTGCAGCGCTGGCCTGGGCGGAGGCGTTGACCTTGCTGCCCGAGGGCGTCAGCGAGGAGGTCTACACGGATGCTACCCGTGAGTTCTCACAGACCGAGCTGATGTACCTGACCTCGGCAGTCGCCTCGATCAACGTCTGGAACCGTTTTGGTGCCGCATTCCGTTGGACGCCGGCGTCGCGGCCGGTGGCCGCGAATGCTGCGGCATCCTGA
- a CDS encoding MarR family winged helix-turn-helix transcriptional regulator, which yields MSRKTAAATRSKIARKLPGPADDGTIRVPAPGEGKRGEEGYLGYLLRQAHAAVRLTMERTLADLGVTSPQFAVLTMLNAYPGLSGADVARLTFQTPQTVGVIIRNLERDGAIVMTPHPVHGRIQQWTPTPRGATLLKACRERVIELEKRLARGLDMKTETAIRRWLTGIATELQGD from the coding sequence ATGTCGCGCAAGACTGCCGCCGCCACAAGATCGAAAATTGCCCGCAAGCTGCCCGGGCCCGCCGACGACGGCACGATACGTGTCCCCGCGCCCGGCGAAGGCAAGCGCGGCGAGGAAGGCTATCTCGGCTATCTCTTGCGCCAGGCCCACGCCGCGGTTCGGCTGACGATGGAACGGACGCTCGCCGATCTCGGCGTGACCTCGCCGCAATTCGCGGTGCTGACGATGTTGAACGCTTATCCTGGGCTGTCAGGCGCCGACGTCGCGCGCCTCACCTTCCAGACGCCGCAGACCGTCGGCGTCATCATCCGCAATCTCGAACGTGACGGCGCGATCGTGATGACGCCGCATCCCGTTCATGGCCGCATCCAGCAATGGACGCCGACGCCGCGCGGTGCGACGCTTTTGAAGGCGTGCCGGGAGCGTGTGATCGAATTGGAGAAGCGCCTTGCTCGGGGCCTGGATATGAAGACGGAGACTGCAATCCGGCGCTGGCTCACCGGCATCGCGACCGAGCTGCAAGGGGATTAG
- a CDS encoding lytic murein transglycosylase, which yields MKHADSSPRQTRRALLKSTLGATALLAFPTSVCAAPPGFEEWRESFRARAMAKGISAATWQRAMGRVEPDMSVFKQMRNQPEFHEQVWQYINRRVSDWRIINGKIALKNNEALLARVERDFGVERGTLLALWGVESAYGDPLVQQNHMTPVFPSLAALAWNEPRRKAYWETELINALRIVEKGWSTPEEMKGSWAGAMGHSQWMPEVWLNVGIDYDGDGKVSPFGKPDDALGSTAKYLVNRGKWHRGEHWGYEVRAAGNMSGSRTYAAWQAAGVTRADGQPFPQPNASAQMWTPVAGGPTFLLGPNFYSVKSYNPSMNYALAICHLGDRCLGAPPFIQPFPGSERALTLAEVQEMQTRLTKAGFDTGGTDGRVGNDTMKAIKDFQQRAGITPADGYGGLKVLAKLRQGS from the coding sequence ATGAAACACGCTGATTCCTCGCCCCGTCAAACGCGCCGCGCGCTTCTGAAATCCACGCTGGGCGCGACCGCCCTGCTCGCATTCCCCACGAGCGTTTGCGCTGCGCCTCCGGGATTCGAGGAATGGCGCGAGAGCTTTCGCGCACGCGCCATGGCGAAGGGCATTTCCGCCGCGACCTGGCAGCGCGCGATGGGGCGTGTCGAGCCCGACATGAGCGTGTTCAAGCAGATGCGCAACCAGCCCGAATTCCACGAGCAGGTCTGGCAATACATCAATCGCCGCGTCTCCGATTGGCGCATCATCAACGGCAAGATTGCGCTGAAGAACAACGAGGCGCTGCTCGCGCGCGTCGAGCGCGATTTCGGCGTCGAGCGTGGCACGTTGCTGGCACTGTGGGGCGTCGAGTCCGCCTATGGCGATCCTCTGGTGCAGCAGAACCACATGACGCCGGTCTTTCCCTCGCTCGCCGCGCTCGCCTGGAACGAGCCGCGCCGCAAAGCCTATTGGGAGACCGAGCTGATCAACGCGCTGCGCATCGTCGAGAAGGGCTGGAGCACGCCCGAGGAGATGAAGGGTTCCTGGGCCGGCGCGATGGGGCATTCGCAATGGATGCCGGAGGTCTGGCTCAATGTCGGCATCGACTATGACGGCGATGGCAAGGTGTCGCCCTTCGGCAAGCCCGACGACGCGCTGGGCTCCACCGCAAAATATCTCGTCAATCGCGGCAAGTGGCATCGCGGCGAACATTGGGGCTATGAGGTGCGCGCGGCCGGTAATATGAGTGGCAGCCGAACCTATGCGGCTTGGCAGGCAGCCGGCGTCACCCGTGCCGACGGCCAGCCTTTCCCGCAGCCGAACGCATCCGCGCAGATGTGGACGCCCGTTGCGGGCGGGCCGACGTTTCTGCTTGGACCGAATTTCTACTCGGTGAAGAGCTACAACCCTTCCATGAACTATGCGCTCGCGATCTGCCATCTCGGCGACCGCTGCCTCGGCGCGCCGCCCTTCATCCAACCCTTCCCCGGCTCCGAGCGCGCACTGACGCTTGCCGAGGTGCAGGAGATGCAGACGCGCCTGACCAAAGCCGGCTTCGACACCGGCGGCACCGACGGCCGCGTCGGCAACGACACCATGAAGGCGATCAAGGATTTCCAGCAGCGCGCGGGGATCACGCCGGCGGATGGCTATGGCGGACTGAAGGTGCTCGCGAAGCTGCGGCAGGGGTCGTAG
- a CDS encoding aldolase, with protein MAHSLHASSPAPFPSNRPDLATDAIRTAREDLAACFRMAARNGFEEGICNHFSAVVPGHDDLFLVNPHGYAFRELTASKLLICDFHGNVLDGEGVPEATAFFIHAEMHRLLPRAKVAFHTHMPYATALSMTEGDPLIWAGQTALKFYGRTAVDRDYNGLALDNREGARIASAVGDADIVFMKHHGVMVLAPTIAEAWDDLYYLERAAEVQVLAMSTGRKVLPVDPAIAAETYRQMREGDSESARLHLAAIRRQLDAEEPQYRH; from the coding sequence ATGGCGCATAGCCTTCACGCGTCCTCACCCGCGCCATTCCCCTCCAACCGGCCGGACCTCGCCACCGATGCGATCCGCACCGCGCGCGAGGATCTGGCTGCCTGCTTCCGCATGGCGGCGCGCAACGGTTTTGAGGAGGGCATCTGCAACCACTTCTCGGCCGTGGTGCCCGGTCATGACGATCTGTTCCTCGTCAACCCCCATGGCTACGCCTTTCGCGAGCTGACCGCGTCGAAGCTCCTGATCTGCGACTTTCACGGCAACGTGCTCGACGGCGAGGGTGTGCCCGAGGCGACCGCGTTCTTCATCCATGCCGAGATGCACAGATTGCTGCCGCGCGCGAAAGTCGCGTTCCACACTCACATGCCCTACGCCACGGCGCTGTCGATGACCGAGGGCGACCCGTTGATCTGGGCCGGCCAGACCGCGCTGAAATTCTATGGCCGGACGGCCGTGGACCGCGACTATAACGGCCTCGCACTCGACAACCGCGAAGGCGCGCGGATCGCCTCGGCCGTGGGTGACGCCGACATCGTCTTCATGAAGCATCACGGCGTGATGGTGCTGGCCCCGACCATCGCGGAAGCCTGGGACGATCTCTACTACCTCGAACGCGCCGCCGAAGTGCAGGTGCTGGCAATGTCGACGGGACGGAAAGTGCTGCCGGTGGACCCGGCGATCGCGGCGGAAACCTACAGGCAGATGCGCGAGGGCGACAGCGAATCCGCGCGGCTGCATCTCGCTGCGATCCGCCGGCAGCTGGATGCCGAGGAGCCGCAGTACCGGCATTGA
- a CDS encoding SDR family NAD(P)-dependent oxidoreductase, which yields MAGQVEGKVALVTGGASGIGEAIVELFAREGATVVITDIDELRGPELAKRVTKAGGKAIFLEQDVTSEERWIEIVNEVAKRYGRLDIMVSNAGIGIAVPSIVDMTLADWRKQNAINLDGVFLSVKHCLPLMRKHGGGSIVMMSSLAGLRGAPGLSAYSATKGGVRLFAKSIAMECAAAGDGIRVNSVHPGIIDTPIWGKIPTGATGAGQNAPIDPDERAKVATPLGRAGQAAEIASGVLYLASDASRYVTGSELVIDGGMNAGGVPRRA from the coding sequence ATGGCAGGGCAGGTTGAGGGCAAGGTCGCGCTGGTGACGGGCGGCGCCTCGGGCATCGGTGAAGCCATCGTCGAGCTGTTCGCGCGCGAGGGCGCCACCGTCGTCATCACCGACATCGACGAGCTGCGCGGGCCGGAACTCGCCAAGCGCGTGACGAAAGCCGGCGGCAAGGCGATCTTCCTCGAGCAGGACGTCACCAGCGAGGAGCGCTGGATCGAAATCGTCAACGAGGTCGCCAAGCGCTACGGCCGGCTCGATATCATGGTCTCCAATGCCGGCATCGGCATTGCCGTGCCCTCGATCGTCGACATGACGCTCGCCGACTGGCGCAAGCAGAACGCGATCAATCTCGACGGTGTCTTTCTCTCGGTGAAGCACTGCTTGCCCCTGATGCGCAAGCATGGCGGCGGCTCGATCGTCATGATGTCTTCGCTGGCGGGCCTGCGCGGCGCGCCCGGCTTGTCGGCCTATTCGGCGACCAAGGGTGGCGTGCGGCTGTTCGCCAAGTCGATCGCGATGGAATGCGCGGCGGCGGGCGACGGCATCCGCGTCAACTCGGTTCATCCAGGGATCATCGACACCCCGATCTGGGGCAAGATCCCGACGGGGGCGACCGGGGCCGGGCAGAACGCGCCGATCGATCCTGACGAGCGGGCCAAGGTCGCAACGCCGCTCGGCCGCGCCGGGCAGGCCGCGGAGATCGCCTCCGGCGTGCTGTATCTGGCCTCCGATGCCTCGCGCTACGTCACCGGCAGCGAGCTCGTGATCGACGGCGGCATGAACGCCGGAGGCGTGCCGCGGCGGGCCTGA
- the recJ gene encoding single-stranded-DNA-specific exonuclease RecJ — protein sequence MTPPATALPVEAPQAFLGVARSLTDKLWRDRLDARGAAKALAIVQQHQLPELLARVLAGRGVDIDAVADFLDPTIRKLMPDPFTVTEMEAAAKRIADAAAKGETVAIFGDYDVDGATSAALLAWHLRHCGLDPLIHIPDRIFEGYGPNVEAVRGLAAKGATLLVTVDCGTTSIEPLAEAKRLGMSVVVIDHHQAGTELPEVDALVNPNRLDDLSGLGHLAAVGLVLVTLVAVNRELRQRGFWSAEMPEPDLLGMLHHVALGTVADVAPLIGLNRAFVAKGLIAMRRRDHVGHTALMDVARLNGPPEAWHLGFMLGPRVNAGGRIGRADLGVRLLLEGDSVEAARIAAELDRLNSERRVIEQAAEAQAEAEALASIGLEDKLGVIVTASEGWHPGVVGLVASRLKEKFARPAFAIALEPGGIGTGSGRSIAGVDLGKAVRQAVADGILLKGGGHAMAAGVTLRKEKLAEFRAYLENALAQDVAEARHVNELYIDGAVSARAVTTELAATLNRAGPFGSGNPEPVLALPAHQLVFADEVGQAHLRLRFKSGDGAIVNGIAFRSIGQKLGNALLANRGQQLHVAGSLSVDRYQGAERVQFRVVDVALPDQGPSVIR from the coding sequence ATGACGCCGCCTGCCACTGCCTTACCCGTCGAAGCGCCGCAGGCGTTCCTGGGCGTGGCGCGCTCGCTCACCGACAAGCTCTGGCGCGACCGGCTGGATGCGCGCGGAGCGGCCAAGGCCCTCGCCATCGTGCAGCAGCATCAATTGCCGGAGCTGCTGGCCCGGGTGCTGGCGGGCCGCGGAGTCGATATCGATGCCGTCGCCGACTTCCTCGATCCGACCATCCGCAAGCTCATGCCGGACCCGTTCACGGTGACGGAGATGGAGGCAGCCGCCAAGCGGATCGCGGATGCCGCAGCGAAGGGCGAAACGGTCGCGATCTTCGGCGATTACGATGTCGACGGCGCGACCTCTGCGGCGCTGCTCGCCTGGCATCTGCGCCATTGCGGCCTCGATCCGCTGATCCACATTCCCGATCGCATCTTCGAGGGCTATGGCCCCAACGTCGAGGCCGTGCGCGGGCTGGCGGCGAAAGGCGCCACGCTGCTCGTGACCGTCGATTGCGGCACCACCAGCATCGAGCCGCTCGCTGAAGCCAAGCGCCTCGGCATGTCCGTGGTCGTGATCGACCATCACCAGGCCGGCACGGAGCTGCCGGAGGTCGACGCGCTGGTCAACCCGAACCGGCTCGACGATCTCTCAGGGCTCGGCCATCTGGCCGCCGTCGGCCTCGTGCTGGTGACGCTGGTCGCGGTCAATCGCGAGCTGCGCCAGCGCGGTTTCTGGAGCGCGGAGATGCCCGAGCCCGATCTGCTCGGCATGCTGCATCACGTCGCGCTCGGCACGGTTGCGGATGTGGCGCCGCTGATCGGCCTCAACCGCGCCTTCGTCGCCAAGGGCCTGATCGCGATGCGGCGCCGCGATCATGTCGGCCATACCGCGCTGATGGACGTGGCGCGGCTGAACGGGCCGCCGGAGGCCTGGCATCTCGGCTTCATGCTGGGGCCGCGCGTCAACGCGGGCGGCCGGATCGGCCGCGCCGATCTCGGCGTGCGGCTGCTGCTCGAAGGCGACAGCGTCGAGGCCGCGCGGATCGCCGCCGAGCTCGACCGCCTCAACAGCGAGCGCCGCGTCATCGAGCAGGCCGCGGAAGCGCAGGCCGAAGCCGAGGCACTGGCCTCGATCGGGCTGGAGGACAAGCTCGGCGTGATCGTCACGGCCTCCGAAGGCTGGCACCCCGGCGTCGTCGGCCTCGTCGCCTCCCGCCTGAAGGAGAAGTTTGCGCGGCCGGCCTTCGCCATTGCCCTCGAGCCCGGTGGCATCGGCACCGGCTCGGGCCGCTCGATCGCCGGGGTCGATCTCGGCAAGGCGGTAAGGCAGGCGGTGGCCGACGGCATCCTGCTCAAGGGCGGCGGCCACGCGATGGCTGCGGGCGTGACGCTGCGGAAGGAGAAGCTCGCCGAATTTCGCGCCTATCTCGAGAACGCGCTGGCGCAGGACGTCGCCGAGGCGCGCCACGTCAACGAGCTCTATATCGACGGTGCCGTCTCCGCGCGCGCCGTGACGACCGAGCTTGCGGCGACGCTGAACCGCGCCGGTCCCTTCGGCAGCGGCAATCCGGAGCCGGTGCTGGCGCTGCCGGCACATCAGCTCGTCTTTGCCGACGAGGTCGGCCAGGCGCATCTGCGGCTGCGCTTCAAGTCGGGCGACGGCGCCATCGTCAACGGCATCGCGTTCCGTTCGATCGGCCAGAAGCTCGGCAACGCGCTGCTCGCCAATCGCGGCCAGCAATTGCATGTCGCGGGCTCGCTCTCGGTCGATCGCTACCAGGGTGCCGAGCGGGTGCAATTCCGCGTCGTCGACGTCGCGCTACCGGACCAGGGGCCATCCGTAATCAGATGA
- a CDS encoding methyl-accepting chemotaxis protein: MSAALGLKAKPLATEPADDDSDISALINRLTAEVNQIAVDKTKSIQQITNQMKMLALNALIESSRAGAQGAGFAVVAQEVRGVGQQVETIARELETQLTKRTGDLVSSIEQMSQRSRGERMMDLSLNAIELIDRNLYERTCDVRWWATDSAVVDCAASPGAAAVSHTSQRLGVILGAYTVYLDLWLCDLDGNVIANGRADRFRVVGQNVAHTKWFREARTLRSGDDYVAGDVENQPLLGNAQVATYCASVRAGGQANGAPIGVLAIHFDWEPQARAIVQGVRVGDSDKARVLLVDSNLRVIAASDGQGILSERISISLNGQRSGVYHDRGGSLVAFHATPGYETYRGLGWYGVIICGA, encoded by the coding sequence ATGTCTGCTGCGCTGGGTCTGAAAGCCAAGCCGCTCGCCACCGAACCCGCTGACGACGATTCCGACATCTCCGCGCTGATCAACCGCCTCACCGCGGAGGTCAACCAGATCGCGGTCGACAAGACCAAATCGATCCAGCAGATCACCAACCAGATGAAGATGCTGGCGCTGAACGCGCTGATCGAGAGCTCGCGCGCCGGCGCGCAAGGCGCGGGCTTTGCCGTGGTGGCGCAGGAGGTGCGCGGCGTCGGCCAGCAGGTCGAGACCATCGCACGCGAGCTCGAGACACAGCTAACGAAACGGACGGGCGACCTCGTCTCCTCGATCGAGCAGATGAGCCAGCGATCGCGCGGCGAGCGCATGATGGATCTGTCGCTGAACGCCATCGAGCTGATCGACCGCAACCTCTATGAACGCACCTGCGACGTGCGCTGGTGGGCGACCGATTCCGCCGTGGTCGATTGCGCGGCCTCCCCCGGCGCTGCAGCCGTCTCGCATACCTCGCAGCGCCTCGGCGTGATCCTCGGGGCCTACACGGTTTATCTCGACCTCTGGCTCTGCGACCTCGACGGCAACGTCATCGCCAACGGCCGGGCCGACCGCTTCCGCGTCGTCGGCCAGAACGTCGCCCACACCAAATGGTTTCGCGAGGCGCGAACCTTGCGCTCCGGTGACGACTACGTTGCCGGCGACGTCGAGAACCAGCCGCTGCTCGGCAACGCGCAGGTCGCGACCTATTGCGCCAGCGTCCGCGCCGGCGGCCAGGCCAATGGCGCCCCGATCGGCGTGCTCGCCATCCATTTCGACTGGGAGCCGCAGGCCCGCGCCATCGTCCAGGGCGTCCGCGTCGGCGACAGCGACAAGGCCCGCGTGCTGCTGGTCGATTCGAATCTGCGCGTCATCGCGGCGTCCGACGGACAGGGCATCCTCAGCGAGCGCATCTCGATCTCCCTGAACGGTCAGCGCTCCGGCGTCTATCACGACCGCGGCGGCTCGCTGGTCGCCTTCCATGCGACGCCGGGCTACGAGACCTATCGGGGGCTCGGCTGGTACGGCGTGATCATCTGCGGGGCCTGA
- a CDS encoding SDR family oxidoreductase translates to MKIVVIGGTGLIGSKLVARLKQQGHEAVAASPKSGVNAVTGEGLAAALAGADVVVDVANAPSWEPAAVLEFFERSSKNLVATEAAAAVKHHVALSIVGTERSPDNAYFRAKLAQETIIKSARVPYSIVRATQFFEFLGAIAEIGAIDGKIVVPSALFQPIAADDVAARLAEVATDKPLNGTIDIAGPEKAPFNEFIARRLKASGDPRTVIGDPKAPYYGGPIDDTSLNPLGEARLGKTPLAAWLASL, encoded by the coding sequence ATGAAGATTGTCGTGATCGGGGGAACCGGATTGATCGGATCCAAGCTCGTGGCGCGGCTCAAGCAGCAAGGCCACGAGGCTGTGGCAGCCTCACCGAAATCAGGCGTGAATGCCGTGACCGGCGAAGGCCTCGCTGCGGCATTGGCGGGCGCGGATGTCGTCGTCGACGTCGCCAACGCGCCGTCCTGGGAGCCCGCCGCCGTGCTCGAATTCTTCGAGCGTTCGAGCAAGAACCTCGTCGCGACGGAGGCTGCCGCGGCCGTGAAGCACCACGTGGCCCTGTCGATCGTCGGGACGGAGCGGTCGCCCGACAACGCCTATTTCCGGGCCAAGCTCGCCCAGGAGACGATCATCAAGTCGGCCCGGGTCCCCTACTCGATCGTGCGCGCCACCCAGTTCTTCGAATTCCTCGGCGCCATTGCCGAAATAGGTGCGATTGACGGCAAGATCGTCGTTCCCTCGGCATTGTTTCAACCGATCGCCGCGGACGACGTCGCAGCTCGCCTCGCGGAGGTCGCAACGGACAAGCCGCTCAACGGCACGATCGACATCGCAGGGCCCGAGAAGGCCCCTTTCAATGAATTCATCGCGCGCCGCCTGAAGGCGTCCGGCGACCCCCGGACAGTGATCGGAGACCCGAAGGCGCCCTATTACGGCGGCCCTATCGACGATACATCGCTGAACCCGCTCGGCGAGGCGCGGCTGGGGAAGACGCCGCTGGCGGCGTGGCTTGCGAGCCTCTGA
- a CDS encoding 4-hydroxythreonine-4-phosphate dehydrogenase PdxA, with protein MTAKPLIALAMGDPAGISPELTARLVAQDDIRAQSRLVVIGDRRIFDEGARVAGVKPALSTVEPDADLHAAEGEALFVDLGHLAPREVEPKTATLAGGKFALTNYKHALELGRDGRVDAACFTPFNKQAMRLARADYDDEIAFSAEVVGLETPASEFNVLDRLWNARVTSHIPLRDVAAKLSSERIHRALKLTDACMRNAGFARPRIAVAGLNPHAGDGGNFGREEIDVIAPVVAAGQAEGIAAEGPFPADTVFLRAKSGAFDAVLTMYHDQGQIAMKLMGFDRGVTMLGGFPFPICTPAHGTAYDIAGQGIASIGASRAAVLLAAEMATAGKRRG; from the coding sequence ATGACCGCAAAGCCGCTGATTGCGCTGGCCATGGGAGATCCCGCCGGCATCAGCCCCGAGCTGACGGCCAGGCTGGTGGCGCAGGACGACATCCGCGCCCAAAGCCGGCTCGTCGTCATCGGCGACCGCCGCATCTTCGACGAGGGCGCGCGCGTTGCCGGCGTCAAGCCGGCTCTGTCGACGGTGGAGCCGGACGCCGATCTTCACGCGGCAGAGGGCGAAGCGCTGTTCGTCGATCTCGGCCATCTCGCTCCCCGCGAGGTCGAGCCGAAGACTGCCACTCTTGCCGGCGGCAAATTCGCACTGACCAATTACAAGCACGCGCTCGAGCTCGGCCGGGACGGCCGCGTCGACGCGGCCTGCTTCACCCCCTTCAACAAGCAGGCGATGCGGCTGGCGCGCGCCGACTACGACGACGAGATCGCTTTCTCCGCGGAGGTGGTCGGTCTCGAGACTCCCGCCAGCGAATTCAATGTGCTCGATCGTCTCTGGAACGCGCGGGTCACCTCCCATATCCCGCTGAGGGACGTCGCAGCCAAGCTGTCGAGCGAGCGCATTCATCGTGCGCTCAAGCTAACCGATGCCTGCATGCGCAACGCCGGCTTCGCGCGGCCGCGCATCGCGGTCGCCGGCCTCAATCCGCACGCCGGCGACGGCGGCAATTTCGGCCGCGAGGAGATCGACGTCATCGCGCCCGTCGTCGCAGCCGGGCAGGCCGAGGGCATTGCCGCGGAGGGACCGTTCCCCGCCGACACGGTGTTTCTGCGCGCCAAGAGCGGCGCCTTCGATGCGGTGCTGACGATGTATCACGACCAGGGCCAGATCGCGATGAAGCTGATGGGTTTCGATCGCGGTGTGACCATGCTCGGCGGCTTTCCATTCCCGATCTGCACGCCCGCGCACGGCACCGCCTACGACATCGCCGGGCAGGGCATTGCTTCGATCGGCGCCAGCCGTGCCGCGGTGCTGCTCGCGGCTGAGATGGCAACGGCTGGAAAGCGCCGGGGTTGA